The following are encoded together in the Streptomyces tsukubensis genome:
- a CDS encoding WXG100 family type VII secretion target gives MSNIDGTTIYVGEGLGAAGKWLNGRAAQISDELAALKGKLAPLAEAWSQSQAATYYQDMQNEWDISAEGLFGPEGVLGRIAHAMDVNWNNYSEAEWSNVSTWKH, from the coding sequence ATGAGCAACATCGACGGAACCACCATCTATGTGGGTGAAGGGCTCGGAGCCGCGGGCAAGTGGCTGAACGGCCGGGCCGCGCAGATCTCCGACGAGCTGGCGGCGCTGAAGGGCAAGCTGGCTCCGCTGGCCGAGGCCTGGAGCCAGAGCCAGGCGGCCACGTACTACCAGGACATGCAGAACGAGTGGGACATCTCGGCCGAGGGGCTGTTCGGTCCTGAAGGTGTGCTCGGCCGCATCGCTCACGCGATGGACGTGAACTGGAACAACTACAGCGAAGCAGAGTGGTCCAACGTTTCCACCTGGAAGCACTGA
- a CDS encoding WXG100 family type VII secretion target: protein MTKRDDLENTMEEFGDKLDSFDGEQSDYDKAEADYNAADAEYNSTVDDIETKAKNDPEYTQSEYDADTELLNAADEKHQGAWDEYKAASDDYKADYDKYKSDYATYANAAHELLRIDMAALAQAIPVVALETVMVSVEMAKIQNTLNSVGDAWQGPAFQSYEAVQQWFQRTQKSLEELLMEILRRMRASQANYKDAEEKNFQNVTPDGGDPLPGDDNESMRRTAGNAEWAIRIAGAGQGGSS, encoded by the coding sequence ATGACGAAGCGCGACGACCTGGAAAACACGATGGAGGAATTCGGCGACAAGCTGGATTCCTTCGACGGTGAGCAGTCGGACTACGACAAGGCGGAGGCCGACTACAACGCCGCCGACGCCGAGTACAACTCGACCGTCGACGACATCGAGACGAAGGCGAAGAATGACCCCGAGTACACGCAGTCCGAGTACGACGCCGACACGGAACTCCTCAATGCCGCGGACGAGAAGCACCAAGGGGCGTGGGACGAGTACAAGGCCGCGAGCGACGACTACAAGGCCGACTACGACAAGTACAAGAGCGATTACGCGACTTACGCGAACGCTGCCCACGAGCTGCTGAGGATCGACATGGCGGCCCTCGCTCAGGCGATCCCCGTGGTCGCCCTGGAGACGGTCATGGTCAGCGTCGAGATGGCGAAAATCCAGAACACGCTGAACTCGGTCGGCGACGCCTGGCAGGGCCCCGCATTTCAGAGTTACGAGGCGGTCCAGCAGTGGTTCCAGCGGACGCAGAAGTCACTTGAGGAACTGCTCATGGAGATCCTCAGGCGAATGAGGGCCTCCCAGGCCAATTACAAGGACGCCGAGGAGAAGAACTTCCAGAACGTCACACCGGATGGCGGAGATCCGTTGCCTGGCGACGACAACGAATCGATGCGGCGGACGGCCGGCAACGCTGAATGGGCGATCCGGATAGCGGGGGCGGGCCAGGGCGGTTCGTCATGA
- a CDS encoding right-handed parallel beta-helix repeat-containing protein, whose product MRSEFRHTARTEFRHAARTEVRHAVRSEVCHAVRAAARREVGTVKGGKQQRVAPGSWGAHRTIGAALRAAGPGTTITIRPGTYTESLVLDKDVTLVADKGAGSVKVVAARGPALTAHGGSPEVRGLTFEASSPREPAVLLRSGEPTLRDCEIIGGRIEVSESAAPTLTGCTVSGAAPAAVRLAGTSRTTMEQCAVNGCQGDGIVAEDEARLDATETIIDRAGGRGLYLGGASQVTLTRCEVKHSTGAGLFADVRSSAVLRECRVHETGAQGIRLAGTAGRPASRPGAGQRGPQEDRAGKRDGASGSASADGLADADTYGVRLRSCEIFRTKGAGVLAEGESAALLDECHLHHTGGAALIATGSSSFRMRKVRAVDTTDSALVLSGKATATADETTFARTGANGVYAVGDAELTFTGCTVKDTAYTAVHLGGGARGRLSGCTVSSTPEYGIRATERAELIAHDCETRETELVGVCVDGGDAALRECRVSGGRLGIRLRTSHRPLLVDCVISDVVGSGIEIGPGTGALLENVTVERSGSSGLVLDTDSTAVVDGGAIRESGGSGIVVRAGARPRIRSVAVERAAKNGLFIEEGGEGLYEDCDFTDSRFPAVYAGAKSRPELRRCAVSGCEQDLLRDDEADVRAEDCTADGVEDAVLPTLDPADTSDGTPRRMTAVAGGPADGGRTTRRGAHSKAGKAGKAKGKKEEEGEERSAQERLAELRTELDRLVGLDSVKRDVMTMTKLMQMVKVRQDAGLSPPPLSRHLVFAGNPGTGKTTVARLYGGFLAALGLLERGHLVEADRGDLVGEYVGHTAPKTTAMFRRALGGVLFIDEAYSLVPHGIGNDFGTEAIATLVKLMEDHRDEVVVIVAGYPADMNRFLASNAGLASRFSRTLTFDDYSSPDLVRIVEHQAGSHQYTCPPETLAALGEYFERLPRGEGFGNGRSARQLFQTMTERHAQRLAEIDLSVLDLTAADAGVLTTLLPEDLPVLPQDLAQGGAR is encoded by the coding sequence GTGCGTTCGGAGTTCCGCCACACGGCCCGTACGGAGTTCCGCCACGCGGCCCGTACGGAGGTCCGCCACGCGGTGCGTTCGGAGGTCTGCCACGCGGTCCGTGCGGCGGCCCGTCGGGAGGTCGGCACGGTGAAGGGCGGCAAGCAGCAGCGGGTGGCGCCGGGCAGTTGGGGCGCGCACCGGACCATCGGCGCCGCCCTGCGCGCCGCCGGACCCGGTACCACCATCACCATCCGCCCCGGCACCTACACCGAGAGCCTCGTCCTCGACAAGGACGTGACGCTGGTGGCCGACAAGGGCGCAGGGAGCGTCAAGGTGGTCGCCGCGCGCGGCCCCGCGCTCACCGCGCACGGCGGCTCGCCCGAGGTGCGCGGTCTCACCTTCGAGGCGTCCTCGCCCCGAGAGCCCGCGGTGCTGCTGCGCTCCGGCGAACCGACCCTGCGGGACTGCGAGATCATCGGCGGCCGTATCGAGGTCTCCGAGTCGGCCGCGCCCACCCTCACCGGCTGCACGGTGAGCGGTGCGGCGCCGGCCGCCGTCCGGCTGGCGGGCACCAGCCGCACCACGATGGAACAGTGCGCCGTCAACGGCTGCCAGGGCGACGGCATCGTCGCCGAGGACGAGGCGCGCCTCGACGCCACCGAGACGATCATCGACCGGGCGGGGGGCAGGGGCCTCTACCTGGGCGGCGCCTCCCAGGTGACGCTCACTCGCTGCGAGGTCAAGCACAGCACGGGGGCGGGCCTCTTCGCCGACGTCAGGTCGTCGGCCGTACTCCGTGAGTGCCGGGTGCACGAGACGGGCGCGCAGGGTATCCGGCTGGCTGGTACGGCCGGCCGCCCCGCCAGCCGGCCGGGCGCGGGACAGCGCGGCCCCCAGGAGGACCGCGCGGGGAAGCGGGACGGTGCCTCTGGCTCCGCCTCCGCGGACGGACTCGCGGACGCCGACACGTACGGGGTGCGGCTGCGCTCCTGCGAGATCTTCCGCACCAAGGGCGCCGGTGTGCTCGCCGAAGGGGAGAGCGCGGCGCTCCTCGACGAGTGCCACCTCCACCACACCGGCGGCGCCGCACTCATCGCCACCGGATCGAGCAGCTTCCGAATGCGCAAGGTGCGGGCCGTGGACACCACGGACAGCGCCCTCGTGCTGTCCGGCAAGGCCACCGCGACCGCCGACGAGACCACCTTCGCCCGTACCGGTGCGAACGGCGTCTACGCGGTGGGGGACGCCGAACTGACCTTCACCGGCTGCACCGTCAAGGACACCGCCTACACCGCCGTGCACCTGGGCGGGGGCGCCCGCGGCCGGCTCTCCGGCTGCACCGTCAGCTCCACCCCCGAATACGGGATACGCGCCACGGAACGCGCCGAACTGATCGCCCACGACTGCGAGACACGCGAGACCGAACTGGTCGGCGTCTGCGTGGACGGCGGCGACGCGGCCCTGCGCGAGTGCCGCGTCAGCGGGGGCAGGCTGGGCATCAGGCTCCGCACCTCGCACCGCCCGCTCCTGGTGGACTGCGTGATCAGCGACGTCGTCGGCTCGGGGATCGAGATCGGCCCCGGCACCGGCGCCCTCCTGGAGAACGTGACGGTGGAGCGCAGCGGCTCCTCGGGGCTCGTCCTCGACACCGACTCCACGGCCGTCGTGGACGGCGGCGCGATACGGGAGAGCGGCGGCAGCGGCATCGTCGTACGGGCCGGCGCGCGGCCCCGTATCCGCTCCGTGGCCGTGGAGAGGGCCGCCAAGAACGGACTGTTCATCGAGGAGGGTGGCGAGGGCCTCTACGAGGACTGCGACTTCACCGACAGCCGCTTCCCCGCCGTGTACGCGGGCGCCAAGTCCCGCCCCGAACTGCGCCGCTGCGCGGTCTCCGGCTGCGAACAGGACCTGCTGCGCGACGACGAGGCCGACGTACGCGCCGAGGACTGCACGGCCGACGGCGTGGAGGACGCGGTACTGCCCACCCTGGACCCGGCCGACACCTCGGACGGGACCCCGCGCCGTATGACCGCGGTCGCTGGCGGCCCCGCCGACGGCGGCAGGACCACCCGGCGCGGCGCCCACTCCAAGGCGGGCAAGGCGGGCAAGGCCAAGGGGAAGAAGGAAGAGGAGGGCGAGGAGCGGTCGGCGCAGGAGCGGCTCGCGGAGCTGCGCACCGAACTCGACCGGCTCGTCGGCCTGGACAGCGTCAAGCGGGACGTCATGACGATGACCAAGCTCATGCAGATGGTCAAGGTCAGGCAGGACGCGGGGCTCTCCCCGCCGCCGCTCAGCCGCCACCTGGTCTTCGCGGGCAACCCCGGCACCGGCAAGACGACGGTGGCCAGGCTCTACGGCGGCTTCCTCGCCGCGCTCGGGCTGCTGGAGCGCGGTCACCTGGTCGAGGCGGACCGCGGGGACCTGGTGGGGGAGTACGTCGGTCATACGGCGCCGAAGACGACGGCGATGTTCCGGCGGGCCCTCGGTGGTGTGCTCTTCATCGACGAGGCGTACTCCCTCGTCCCGCACGGCATCGGCAACGACTTCGGCACCGAGGCCATCGCCACGCTGGTGAAGCTGATGGAGGACCACCGCGACGAGGTGGTGGTCATCGTGGCCGGCTATCCCGCGGACATGAACCGCTTCCTCGCCTCCAACGCCGGTCTCGCCTCCCGCTTCTCCCGCACCCTGACCTTCGACGACTACTCGTCGCCCGACCTGGTGCGCATCGTGGAGCACCAGGCGGGGAGCCACCAGTACACCTGCCCGCCGGAGACACTGGCCGCGCTCGGCGAGTACTTCGAGAGGCTGCCGCGCGGTGAGGGGTTCGGCAACGGCCGCAGCGCCCGTCAGCTCTTCCAGACGATGACGGAGCGGCACGCGCAGCGGCTTGCGGAGATCGACCTGTCCGTGCTGGACCTGACGGCGGCGGACGCGGGTGTCCTCACGACGCTGCTGCCCGAGGACCTGCCGGTCCTCCCGCAGGACCTGGCACAGGGGGGCGCGCGGTGA
- a CDS encoding EsaB/YukD family protein, whose amino-acid sequence MPDERCRVTVIGERKRVDLALPVRAPIAEYAPRLATLCGEEESEAMPPVWSLAIAGSLPFPSGDSLEASGVVDGAVLYLRDARADEDLDLSITDLDDQVSAANEDIQRWNARNRALSVIIAGLFGSTLAAGTLGTRQQAGPAAVMFFLLGLVSALTAWYATRKSWPVPAGVRQVMALAAVPLVTAAGIGLPLHGPVATPVVVSLSVLVGALAALLAVPAVSTVVVMVLSVLAAVLAIPLAILGADRYAMAGTVAAVILLLFRVLPRAASQIAVLAPAPQPDRPMRESEEVAAAVRRGNRLLAFLTILFAVVLGCCFMLLCMSEDAYAFGLLGCASVAVLLDAGSSRLLPAVAPQLAVGTAGLVALLARLPEVLFDRPVPGALVAFGVGIVLTACGLGMAFRAAVRTVDLTERPKWLTGLASLLAMLCVPLAVGVFGVFEGLMNLGGSL is encoded by the coding sequence GTGCCCGATGAACGCTGCCGCGTCACCGTGATCGGTGAACGCAAGCGCGTGGATCTCGCGTTGCCCGTGCGTGCCCCCATCGCGGAGTACGCCCCCCGCCTCGCCACGCTGTGCGGCGAGGAGGAGTCGGAGGCGATGCCCCCGGTGTGGTCGCTGGCCATCGCCGGTTCCCTGCCGTTCCCCTCCGGTGACTCGCTGGAGGCCTCAGGGGTGGTGGACGGCGCTGTCCTCTATCTGCGCGACGCACGCGCGGACGAGGACCTCGACCTCTCCATCACCGATCTCGACGACCAGGTGTCCGCGGCCAACGAGGACATCCAACGCTGGAACGCGCGCAACCGCGCGCTCTCCGTCATCATCGCCGGGCTCTTCGGCAGCACGCTGGCCGCCGGTACGCTCGGCACGCGCCAGCAGGCCGGGCCGGCCGCCGTGATGTTCTTCCTGCTCGGCCTGGTCTCGGCGCTCACCGCCTGGTACGCGACGCGGAAGAGCTGGCCGGTCCCCGCGGGGGTGCGGCAGGTCATGGCGCTGGCCGCCGTGCCGCTGGTGACCGCCGCCGGTATCGGACTGCCGCTGCACGGCCCGGTGGCCACCCCGGTCGTGGTCTCGCTCTCGGTCCTCGTCGGCGCTCTGGCGGCGCTGCTCGCCGTGCCCGCCGTCTCCACGGTCGTGGTGATGGTTCTCAGCGTTCTCGCCGCGGTGCTCGCGATCCCCCTGGCGATCCTGGGCGCCGACCGGTACGCCATGGCGGGCACGGTCGCCGCCGTCATCCTGCTGCTCTTCCGCGTACTGCCGCGGGCGGCCAGCCAGATCGCCGTCCTCGCCCCCGCCCCGCAGCCCGACCGGCCGATGCGGGAGAGCGAGGAGGTCGCCGCGGCCGTCAGGCGCGGCAACCGCCTGCTGGCCTTCCTGACCATCCTGTTCGCGGTGGTGCTCGGCTGCTGCTTCATGCTGCTGTGCATGTCGGAGGACGCGTACGCCTTCGGGCTGCTCGGCTGCGCGAGCGTCGCCGTCCTGCTGGACGCCGGTTCGTCCCGGCTGCTTCCCGCCGTCGCCCCGCAGCTGGCCGTCGGCACGGCGGGCCTGGTCGCCCTCCTCGCCCGGCTGCCAGAGGTGCTGTTCGACAGGCCGGTCCCCGGCGCGCTCGTCGCCTTCGGTGTCGGCATCGTGCTGACCGCGTGCGGTCTCGGCATGGCCTTCCGTGCGGCCGTGCGGACGGTGGACCTGACCGAGCGGCCCAAGTGGCTCACGGGTCTCGCCAGTCTCCTCGCCATGCTGTGCGTGCCGCTCGCCGTCGGTGTGTTCGGTGTCTTCGAGGGGCTCATGAACCTCGGAGGCTCGCTGTGA
- a CDS encoding WXG100 family type VII secretion target: MAEQPPTTSVGGVQYRVTPEYLANASADAERTASEIAAELQQIKTYVLSLEADWQGIAHNQFQTLMQEYDNYAQMLHRALHGISQGLKGSYINYSESESQNLSNLTALGADIPSPGGGGSPTPTNFS, encoded by the coding sequence ATGGCGGAGCAGCCGCCCACCACCAGCGTCGGTGGTGTTCAGTACCGTGTAACCCCCGAGTACCTTGCCAACGCGTCCGCGGACGCGGAGCGGACCGCGAGCGAGATCGCGGCCGAGCTCCAGCAGATCAAGACCTACGTGCTCAGCCTCGAAGCGGACTGGCAGGGCATCGCGCACAACCAGTTCCAGACGTTGATGCAGGAGTACGACAACTACGCCCAGATGCTGCACCGGGCGTTGCACGGTATCTCCCAGGGGCTCAAGGGCAGCTACATCAACTACTCCGAGTCCGAGTCCCAGAACCTCTCGAACCTGACCGCGCTCGGCGCCGACATCCCTTCGCCCGGCGGGGGCGGCTCGCCGACCCCGACCAATTTCTCCTGA
- the eccCa gene encoding type VII secretion protein EccCa encodes MSRIPFHRPVRITPPAMPEGKTTLAALPQKPQPPGAAQWVMLLLPLLSSFSMAAYMISNGRPWMILMGIAFVVLSVGVTIGVRMQLRSSRRRNQERQREKYLEYLGDLRKQSLRTAAEQRLAGVWQYPHPDRLWAIADRRRRVWERRPGDADFLRLRVGTGTTPLAHRLSLPTQNDPTVEVDPHARHAAAEMVQEVNTVAGQPAWLDLGSAGVVSLLGPRERTRALAQTMLMQLAVLHAPDDVRLAVVSGGSPVWEWTKWLPHTQDPGSEASLRDQEVVPLVAADISSLQDHLLETLERATAAQAERSARFLPSGSETPRQRLVVVLDDFDPAAAWARSPLVSGLLAQAGPDSALHVICLVAEERDEPGRVDARARVDEEGGVSLEGRTPRLYSAVEGAVADEVHTAVRESAARALAPLRLSGEREQVLAEAVSLSDMLGIPDLTTFDPSRNRRTPEAPDLLRVPIGVDGTGAPLELDLKESAQGGIGPHGLVVGATGSGKSELLRTLVTGLSTVHSPDHLAFVLVDFKGGATFAGVTELPHVSGLITNLADDLALVDRMRAALQGEQQRRQRMLRDAGDVDSIREYQLKQAAGGTDIEGNPLEPLPYLMIIVDEFGELLSQRSDFIELFVQIGRVGRSLGMHLLLATQRLEEGRLRGLESHLSYRICLRTFSAAESRAVIGTSDAYTLPAIPGSAYLKVDESVYERFRVAHVSAPYQTLRPADEEEERLEPVAYAVRGDLPPLPDDAATEARTWEWSDSGETELQIAARHLINEDIPGHQVWLPPLPEQFSLAPLLGELVPDADRGLTSTHWPFPGSLKFPVGVIDLPERQEQQPLVLDAAGRQGHVALVGAPQSGKSTFLRTALLSAMLTHTPEEMQFYAVDMSGGALHQLESAPHVVGVAGRRDGARIRRVLAEVSRVIGTRERMFRELRLQSADDLRTRRAAGNLPAGVNAADIVLVVDNWAALNAFDDTVAATVTEIATRGLGVGVHLWLTANRWQEVRANLRDAIPGRLELRLNDPSDSEVSRIAARQLGEAAPGRGISGTGVVHHIALPRLDDEDALEGLSEAQERLISRIVESWKRPSPQALRVLPELVTSVDLAAAVSARPEEGRRWEGNGPALEKGEVPIGLREVDLRPVGLDMTRGQSHFVVFGDSGSGKTAFLRGWMRGIAAQHSAREVRFMVADYRRGLLDAVPEEYLGAQGGDADLVGRQAAALIDTLRKRMPPAGITARQLKERDWWEGPELYVIADDYDLVSGGAMSRGPLAGLADFITQAGEIGFHLVLARRVGGASRSLMSDPLLSRLRELDTDGLLLSGDRREGALLGDQRAQQRPPGRGLLIRRRQQPSVVQLAWEEERDVTRD; translated from the coding sequence ATGAGCCGAATACCGTTCCACCGCCCGGTCCGGATCACCCCTCCCGCCATGCCGGAGGGGAAGACGACGCTGGCCGCGCTGCCCCAGAAGCCGCAGCCGCCAGGTGCGGCGCAGTGGGTCATGCTGCTGCTGCCGCTGCTCAGCAGCTTCTCGATGGCCGCGTACATGATCTCCAACGGGCGGCCGTGGATGATCCTGATGGGCATCGCGTTCGTCGTGCTGTCCGTCGGTGTCACCATCGGCGTGCGCATGCAGTTGCGTTCCTCCCGGCGGCGCAACCAGGAGCGCCAGCGGGAGAAGTACCTGGAGTACCTCGGCGACCTCCGCAAGCAGTCGCTGCGGACCGCCGCCGAGCAGCGGCTCGCCGGAGTCTGGCAGTACCCGCACCCCGACCGGCTCTGGGCGATAGCGGACCGGCGGCGCCGGGTATGGGAACGCCGGCCCGGTGACGCCGACTTCCTGCGCCTGCGGGTCGGCACCGGTACGACACCGCTGGCCCACCGGCTGTCGCTGCCGACGCAGAACGACCCCACCGTCGAGGTGGACCCGCACGCGCGGCACGCCGCCGCCGAAATGGTGCAGGAGGTCAACACGGTGGCCGGGCAGCCCGCCTGGCTCGACCTGGGCTCCGCGGGTGTGGTCAGTCTGCTCGGCCCGCGCGAGCGCACCCGCGCCCTGGCGCAGACCATGCTCATGCAGCTCGCCGTACTGCACGCCCCCGACGACGTGCGCCTCGCCGTCGTCAGCGGCGGCTCCCCGGTGTGGGAGTGGACGAAATGGCTGCCGCACACCCAGGACCCCGGCTCCGAGGCGTCGCTCCGCGACCAGGAGGTGGTGCCGCTGGTGGCCGCCGACATCTCCAGCCTCCAGGACCACCTCCTTGAGACGCTGGAGCGCGCCACCGCGGCCCAGGCCGAGCGATCGGCGCGGTTCCTGCCCTCGGGGTCGGAAACGCCACGCCAGCGCCTGGTCGTCGTACTGGACGACTTCGACCCGGCAGCCGCCTGGGCACGCTCCCCGCTGGTCTCAGGGCTGCTCGCGCAGGCGGGTCCTGACTCGGCGCTGCACGTGATCTGCCTGGTGGCCGAGGAACGGGACGAGCCGGGGCGCGTCGACGCGCGGGCCCGGGTGGACGAGGAGGGCGGGGTCTCCCTGGAGGGCCGTACCCCCAGGCTGTACAGCGCGGTCGAGGGCGCCGTCGCCGACGAGGTGCACACGGCAGTCAGGGAGAGCGCGGCCCGCGCGCTGGCCCCGCTGCGGCTCAGCGGCGAGCGCGAACAGGTGCTCGCCGAAGCCGTGTCGCTCTCCGACATGCTCGGCATCCCCGACCTCACCACCTTCGACCCGTCAAGGAACCGGCGCACCCCCGAAGCCCCCGACCTGCTGCGCGTCCCCATCGGCGTCGACGGCACAGGCGCCCCCCTGGAGCTGGACCTGAAGGAGTCCGCGCAGGGCGGTATCGGCCCGCACGGGCTGGTCGTCGGCGCCACGGGCTCCGGAAAGAGTGAGCTGCTGCGGACGCTCGTCACCGGGCTTTCGACGGTGCACTCACCCGACCACCTGGCCTTCGTCCTCGTCGACTTCAAGGGCGGCGCCACCTTCGCGGGGGTCACCGAACTCCCGCACGTCTCCGGGCTCATCACCAACCTGGCCGACGACCTGGCCCTGGTGGACCGCATGCGGGCCGCGCTCCAGGGCGAGCAGCAGCGCAGGCAGCGGATGCTGCGGGACGCGGGCGACGTCGACTCCATCCGCGAGTACCAGCTCAAGCAGGCCGCGGGCGGCACGGACATCGAGGGCAACCCGCTGGAGCCGCTGCCGTACCTCATGATCATCGTGGACGAGTTCGGCGAGCTGCTCTCCCAGCGCTCCGACTTCATCGAGCTGTTCGTGCAGATCGGCCGCGTCGGCCGGTCGCTCGGCATGCACCTCCTGCTGGCCACGCAGCGGCTTGAGGAGGGCAGGCTGCGCGGACTGGAGTCCCACCTGTCGTACCGCATCTGCCTGCGTACGTTCAGCGCGGCCGAGTCCCGCGCGGTCATCGGCACCTCCGACGCATACACGCTGCCCGCGATCCCCGGCTCCGCGTACCTGAAGGTCGACGAGTCGGTGTACGAGCGTTTCCGCGTCGCCCACGTCTCCGCTCCGTACCAGACGCTGCGCCCCGCCGACGAGGAGGAGGAGCGGCTCGAACCGGTCGCCTACGCCGTGCGGGGCGACCTCCCGCCGCTGCCCGACGACGCCGCCACCGAGGCCCGCACCTGGGAGTGGTCGGACTCGGGCGAGACGGAGTTGCAGATCGCCGCCCGTCACCTCATCAACGAGGACATACCCGGCCACCAGGTGTGGCTGCCGCCGCTGCCCGAGCAGTTCAGCCTCGCCCCGCTCCTCGGCGAGCTGGTGCCCGACGCTGACCGGGGGCTGACCTCCACCCACTGGCCGTTCCCCGGCTCGCTGAAGTTCCCCGTCGGCGTCATCGACCTCCCGGAACGCCAGGAACAGCAGCCCCTCGTACTCGACGCCGCCGGACGTCAGGGGCACGTCGCCCTCGTCGGAGCGCCGCAGAGCGGCAAGAGCACCTTCCTGCGTACCGCCCTGCTCAGCGCGATGCTCACCCACACGCCCGAGGAGATGCAGTTCTACGCCGTCGACATGAGCGGCGGCGCCCTGCACCAACTGGAGTCCGCGCCCCACGTGGTGGGCGTCGCCGGCCGTAGGGACGGTGCCCGCATCCGGCGGGTGCTCGCCGAGGTGAGCCGGGTCATCGGCACCCGCGAGCGGATGTTCAGGGAGCTGCGCCTCCAGTCCGCCGACGACCTGCGCACGCGGCGCGCCGCCGGTAACCTGCCCGCCGGAGTCAACGCCGCCGACATCGTGCTGGTGGTCGACAACTGGGCCGCGCTGAACGCCTTCGACGACACCGTCGCCGCCACCGTCACCGAGATCGCCACCCGCGGCCTCGGCGTGGGCGTACACCTGTGGCTGACGGCCAACCGCTGGCAGGAGGTGCGGGCCAACCTGCGCGACGCCATCCCGGGCCGTCTCGAACTGCGGCTGAACGACCCGTCGGACTCGGAGGTCAGCCGTATCGCGGCCCGTCAGCTCGGCGAGGCCGCACCCGGACGTGGCATCTCGGGCACAGGTGTGGTGCACCACATCGCCCTGCCGCGGCTGGACGACGAGGACGCGCTCGAAGGGCTGTCTGAGGCCCAGGAACGGCTCATCTCGCGGATCGTCGAGTCGTGGAAGCGGCCCTCGCCGCAGGCCCTGCGCGTACTGCCCGAGCTGGTCACCTCCGTCGACCTGGCCGCCGCTGTCTCCGCCAGGCCCGAGGAGGGCCGGCGCTGGGAGGGGAACGGCCCCGCCCTGGAGAAGGGCGAAGTCCCCATCGGCCTGCGGGAGGTGGACCTGCGCCCGGTGGGCCTGGACATGACGCGCGGCCAGTCGCACTTCGTGGTCTTCGGCGACTCCGGGTCGGGCAAGACCGCGTTCCTGCGCGGCTGGATGCGCGGTATCGCCGCCCAGCACTCCGCCCGCGAGGTCCGTTTCATGGTGGCCGACTACCGGCGCGGCCTGCTCGACGCGGTGCCCGAGGAGTATCTCGGCGCCCAGGGAGGCGACGCCGACCTCGTCGGACGCCAGGCCGCGGCGCTGATCGACACCTTGCGCAAGCGGATGCCTCCCGCCGGTATCACCGCCCGCCAGTTGAAGGAACGTGACTGGTGGGAGGGGCCCGAGCTGTACGTTATCGCTGATGATTATGATCTTGTCAGTGGTGGGGCGATGAGCCGCGGTCCGCTGGCCGGGCTCGCCGACTTCATCACGCAGGCAGGGGAGATCGGCTTTCACCTGGTGCTGGCCCGCAGGGTCGGCGGCGCCAGCCGTTCTCTGATGTCCGACCCGCTCCTGAGCAGGCTGCGGGAGCTGGACACCGACGGGCTGCTGCTCTCCGGCGACCGCAGGGAGGGCGCCCTCCTCGGCGACCAGCGGGCGCAGCAGCGTCCGCCTGGGCGTGGCCTGCTCATCCGCAGGCGGCAGCAGCCGTCAGTGGTGCAACTCGCGTGGGAGGAAGAGCGGGACGTGACCCGGGATTAG
- a CDS encoding CsbD family protein: MAADEKAKAKGEQVKGKTEETAGRAVGNERLEAKGQADKSKGDARQAKEKTKDAFKP, translated from the coding sequence GTGGCAGCCGACGAGAAGGCCAAGGCCAAGGGCGAGCAGGTCAAGGGCAAGACGGAGGAGACCGCGGGCCGCGCCGTGGGGAACGAACGGCTTGAGGCCAAGGGGCAGGCGGACAAGTCCAAGGGGGACGCCCGACAGGCCAAGGAGAAGACGAAGGATGCCTTCAAGCCCTGA
- a CDS encoding WXG100 family type VII secretion target, with protein sequence MSDDWVSYDSVKIEVDPAALKEMTTQLKQSITAVSGHLNRINKTLGGLKLNWAGKTSEEYDHMTSEWTRVINMAFGTEKEPEKGALNAVGHGVEQAASNFANTEQGIAKGFDDLIAALGPQLDDAEPAAPKDSLDRVTTAISANYASDYSEGDKDNEEKHDRAVKNGFGHDQETGPDIDAYMENYGGVNTPDDHAAAVKDQKDKDDDVIADYSKSDYDRD encoded by the coding sequence GTGAGTGACGACTGGGTAAGTTACGACAGTGTCAAGATCGAGGTGGACCCGGCTGCGTTGAAAGAAATGACCACACAGCTCAAGCAGAGCATCACGGCTGTCAGTGGGCATCTCAACCGTATCAACAAGACGCTGGGCGGCCTCAAACTCAACTGGGCCGGGAAGACGTCGGAAGAGTACGACCACATGACGTCGGAGTGGACGCGCGTCATCAATATGGCGTTCGGGACGGAAAAAGAGCCGGAAAAGGGCGCGTTGAACGCCGTCGGGCACGGCGTTGAGCAGGCCGCGTCCAACTTCGCGAACACGGAACAGGGCATTGCGAAGGGATTCGATGATCTGATCGCGGCGCTGGGTCCGCAGTTGGACGACGCGGAGCCGGCGGCTCCGAAGGACTCGCTGGACAGAGTCACGACCGCTATTTCGGCGAACTATGCTTCGGACTACTCGGAGGGTGACAAGGACAACGAGGAAAAGCACGACAGAGCGGTGAAGAACGGCTTCGGGCACGACCAGGAGACCGGCCCCGACATCGACGCCTATATGGAGAACTACGGCGGTGTCAACACGCCCGACGATCACGCCGCCGCGGTCAAGGACCAGAAGGACAAGGACGACGACGTCATCGCGGACTACTCAAAGAGCGACTACGACCGGGACTAG